A genomic region of Notamacropus eugenii isolate mMacEug1 chromosome 3, mMacEug1.pri_v2, whole genome shotgun sequence contains the following coding sequences:
- the OS9 gene encoding protein OS-9 isoform X1: protein MAATSLLFRLLWPLLLGPLLSELPACVVGSLNLEELNEMRYGIEILPRPVIGGQSQSSEVVIVSSKYKQRYECRLPAGAIHFQREHEEEAPPYKGPGVPELLNPMREAPCLVKTKDWWTYEFCYGRHIQQYHMEDSEIKGSVLYLGYYQSSFNWDDETAKASKQHRLKRYHSQHYGNGSKCDLNGRPRETEVRFLCDEGSDASGDYIDRVDEPQSCSYVLTIRTPRLCSHPLLRPPPSAAPQAIRCHPTLQPEQYGAYIQGQVLDAKQKIEEISEKLHNPDLEMWSETQFGVLDTKGTGMTPPKGDPGESDIWNKVPQTEEQAPQKQEAQAEEQDLNLEKESPVAEPVDGFHDNVKVKVIRNPGDLVRFIEELKGGTKKGKLNPVQEGDAETTTEITQEGPEVKADGGEEERREEEEEDEEERLFGEFEKELEGMLLPSDRGRLRFEVKTGMEKELDNIIQEAESELDPEEPRSATERSQASQALASTLNKLIQRMDGRQGPDQGEGPMEGGTTPPTSPPPPQSIDEETERRVRVRVTRLRAGGPNQDLSVFEMKRENPQVKHIEGLVKDLLEREGLTAEGKVEIKIVRPGAGETEEEDGHWLSDEDTKNLKEIFFNILIQGAEEAQKERQRQRQLESNYRRVWGPQGEEGTGDHEEFDF, encoded by the exons ATGGCGGCGACGTCGCTGCTCTTTCGGCTGCTATGGCCTCTGCTCCTGGGGCCGCTGTTGTCAGAGCTGCCGGCCTGCGTAGTCGGGAGCTTGAACCTGGAGGAGCTGAATGAGATGCGATACGGCATCGAGATCCTGCCGCGGCCTGTCATCGGGGGTCAG AGCCAGTCCTCAGAGGTCGTGATTGTCTCCTCCAAGTACAAACAGCGATACGAATGCCGTCTACCAGCTGGAGCCATTCACTTCCAGCGGGAGCATGAGGAGGAGGCCCCTCCTTATAAAGGGCCTGGAGTCCCTGAGCTGCTGAACCCAATGAGAGAGGCGCCCTGCCTAGTGAAA ACCAAGGACTGGTGgacatatgaattttgttatggaCGCCACATACAGCAATACCACATGGAAG ATTCAGAGATCAAAGGTTCTGTTCTTTATCTTGGATATTACCAATCTTCCTTCAACTGGGATGATGAGACTGCCAAG GCCTCCAAGCAACACCGTCTGAAACGCTACCATAGTCAGCACTATGGAAATGGCTCCAAGTGTGACCTGAATGGTCGGCCCAGAGAGACTGAAGTCCGG TTTCTGTGTGATGAAGGTTCAGATGCTTCGGGGGATTACATTGATCGGGTAGATGAACCTCAGTCATGTTCTTATGTGCTCACTATTCGAACCCCTCGACTCTGCTCCCATCCTCTTCTTCGACCTCCTCCAAGTGCTGCCCCCCAGGCCATCCGATGTCACCCTACCTTACAGCCAGAGCAGTATGGAGCATATATCCAGGGACAAGTGT tagaTGCAAAGCAGAAAATTGAAGAAATCTCTGAGAAGCTTCACAACCCAGACCTTGAAATGTGGAGTGAGACACAGTTTGGGGTCCTCGATACAAAGGGAACAG GTATGACCCCACCCAAGGGTGACCCTGGAGAATCAGATATCTGGAACAAGGTCCCTCAGACTGAAGAACAGGCCCCGCAAAAGCAGGAGGCTCAGGCTGAG GAGCAGGACCTTAACCTAGAGAAGGAAAGTCCAGTTGCAGAACCTGTAGATG GTTTCCATGACAACGTGAAGGTCAAAGTCATTCGGAATCCAGGGGACTTGGTTCGATTCATAGAAGAACTGAAAGGTGGGACAAAAAAG GGGAAACTAAACCCAGTCCAGGAAGGAGATGCAGAGACCACTACAGAAATCACCCAGGAGGGGCCAGAGGTCAAAGCTGATGGTggtgaagaagagaggagagaggaggaagaagaagatgaagaagaacgACTCTTTGGGGAGTTTGAAAAGGAACTGGAAGGAATGCTGCTACCTTCAGACCGAGGCCGACTCCGGTTTGAGGTGAAGACTGGGATGGAGAAGGAGCTGGATAACATTATCCAGGAG GCAGAATCAGAGCTCGACCCAGAAGAGCCGAGGAGTGCAACAGAACGTAGCCAAGCCTCCCAGGCCTTGGCATCCACTCTCAACAAGCTCATTCAGAGGATGGATGGAAGGCAGGGACCTGACCAGGGGGAGGGACCTATGGAAGGTGGTACTACCCCTCCAACCAGCCCTCCCCCGCCTCAGTCCATAG atgaggaaactgagcgcCGGGTCAGAGTTCGGGTCACCAGACTCCGTGCTGGAGGCCCGAATCAGGATCTGTCTGTCTTTGAGATGAAGCGGGAAAATCCACAAGTGAAACATATAGAGGGACTGGTGAAGGACCTGCTTGAGAGGGAGGGGCTCACAGCTGAAG GTAAAGTTGAAATCAAGATTGTTCGTCCAGGAGCTGGAGAGACTGAGGAGGAGGATGGACATTGGCTGTCTGATGAGGACACCAAGAACCTGAAGGAGATTTTCTTCAACATCCTG ATCCAGGGAGCAGAGGAGGCACAGAAAGAGCGACAAAGACAGCGTCAGTTGGAGAGTAATTACCGACGAGTATGGGGGCCCCAAGGGGAGGAGGGAACTGGGGACCACGAGGAGTTTGACTTCTGA
- the OS9 gene encoding protein OS-9 isoform X6 has product MAATSLLFRLLWPLLLGPLLSELPACVVGSLNLEELNEMRYGIEILPRPVIGGQSQSSEVVIVSSKYKQRYECRLPAGAIHFQREHEEEAPPYKGPGVPELLNPMREAPCLVKTKDWWTYEFCYGRHIQQYHMEDSEIKGSVLYLGYYQSSFNWDDETAKASKQHRLKRYHSQHYGNGSKCDLNGRPRETEVRFLCDEGSDASGDYIDRVDEPQSCSYVLTIRTPRLCSHPLLRPPPSAAPQAIRCHPTLQPEQYGAYIQGQVLDAKQKIEEISEKLHNPDLEMWSETQFGVLDTKGTGMTPPKGDPGESDIWNKVPQTEEQAPQKQEAQAEEQDLNLEKESPVAEPVDGFHDNVKVKVIRNPGDLVRFIEELKGGTKKGKLNPVQEGDAETTTEITQEGPEVKADGGEEERREEEEEDEEERLFGEFEKELEGMLLPSDRGRLRFEVKTGMEKELDNIIQEAESELDPEEPRSATERSQASQALASTLNKLIQRMDGRQGPDQGEGPMEGGTTPPTSPPPPQSIGKVEIKIVRPGAGETEEEDGHWLSDEDTKNLKEIFFNILIQGAEEAQKERQRQRQLESNYRRVWGPQGEEGTGDHEEFDF; this is encoded by the exons ATGGCGGCGACGTCGCTGCTCTTTCGGCTGCTATGGCCTCTGCTCCTGGGGCCGCTGTTGTCAGAGCTGCCGGCCTGCGTAGTCGGGAGCTTGAACCTGGAGGAGCTGAATGAGATGCGATACGGCATCGAGATCCTGCCGCGGCCTGTCATCGGGGGTCAG AGCCAGTCCTCAGAGGTCGTGATTGTCTCCTCCAAGTACAAACAGCGATACGAATGCCGTCTACCAGCTGGAGCCATTCACTTCCAGCGGGAGCATGAGGAGGAGGCCCCTCCTTATAAAGGGCCTGGAGTCCCTGAGCTGCTGAACCCAATGAGAGAGGCGCCCTGCCTAGTGAAA ACCAAGGACTGGTGgacatatgaattttgttatggaCGCCACATACAGCAATACCACATGGAAG ATTCAGAGATCAAAGGTTCTGTTCTTTATCTTGGATATTACCAATCTTCCTTCAACTGGGATGATGAGACTGCCAAG GCCTCCAAGCAACACCGTCTGAAACGCTACCATAGTCAGCACTATGGAAATGGCTCCAAGTGTGACCTGAATGGTCGGCCCAGAGAGACTGAAGTCCGG TTTCTGTGTGATGAAGGTTCAGATGCTTCGGGGGATTACATTGATCGGGTAGATGAACCTCAGTCATGTTCTTATGTGCTCACTATTCGAACCCCTCGACTCTGCTCCCATCCTCTTCTTCGACCTCCTCCAAGTGCTGCCCCCCAGGCCATCCGATGTCACCCTACCTTACAGCCAGAGCAGTATGGAGCATATATCCAGGGACAAGTGT tagaTGCAAAGCAGAAAATTGAAGAAATCTCTGAGAAGCTTCACAACCCAGACCTTGAAATGTGGAGTGAGACACAGTTTGGGGTCCTCGATACAAAGGGAACAG GTATGACCCCACCCAAGGGTGACCCTGGAGAATCAGATATCTGGAACAAGGTCCCTCAGACTGAAGAACAGGCCCCGCAAAAGCAGGAGGCTCAGGCTGAG GAGCAGGACCTTAACCTAGAGAAGGAAAGTCCAGTTGCAGAACCTGTAGATG GTTTCCATGACAACGTGAAGGTCAAAGTCATTCGGAATCCAGGGGACTTGGTTCGATTCATAGAAGAACTGAAAGGTGGGACAAAAAAG GGGAAACTAAACCCAGTCCAGGAAGGAGATGCAGAGACCACTACAGAAATCACCCAGGAGGGGCCAGAGGTCAAAGCTGATGGTggtgaagaagagaggagagaggaggaagaagaagatgaagaagaacgACTCTTTGGGGAGTTTGAAAAGGAACTGGAAGGAATGCTGCTACCTTCAGACCGAGGCCGACTCCGGTTTGAGGTGAAGACTGGGATGGAGAAGGAGCTGGATAACATTATCCAGGAG GCAGAATCAGAGCTCGACCCAGAAGAGCCGAGGAGTGCAACAGAACGTAGCCAAGCCTCCCAGGCCTTGGCATCCACTCTCAACAAGCTCATTCAGAGGATGGATGGAAGGCAGGGACCTGACCAGGGGGAGGGACCTATGGAAGGTGGTACTACCCCTCCAACCAGCCCTCCCCCGCCTCAGTCCATAG GTAAAGTTGAAATCAAGATTGTTCGTCCAGGAGCTGGAGAGACTGAGGAGGAGGATGGACATTGGCTGTCTGATGAGGACACCAAGAACCTGAAGGAGATTTTCTTCAACATCCTG ATCCAGGGAGCAGAGGAGGCACAGAAAGAGCGACAAAGACAGCGTCAGTTGGAGAGTAATTACCGACGAGTATGGGGGCCCCAAGGGGAGGAGGGAACTGGGGACCACGAGGAGTTTGACTTCTGA
- the OS9 gene encoding protein OS-9 isoform X3, producing the protein MAATSLLFRLLWPLLLGPLLSELPACVVGSLNLEELNEMRYGIEILPRPVIGGQSQSSEVVIVSSKYKQRYECRLPAGAIHFQREHEEEAPPYKGPGVPELLNPMREAPCLVKTKDWWTYEFCYGRHIQQYHMEDSEIKGSVLYLGYYQSSFNWDDETAKASKQHRLKRYHSQHYGNGSKCDLNGRPRETEVRFLCDEGSDASGDYIDRVDEPQSCSYVLTIRTPRLCSHPLLRPPPSAAPQAIRCHPTLQPEQYGAYIQGQVLDAKQKIEEISEKLHNPDLEMWSETQFGVLDTKGTGMTPPKGDPGESDIWNKVPQTEEQAPQKQEAQAEEQDLNLEKESPVAEPVDGFHDNVKVKVIRNPGDLVRFIEELKGGTKKGKLNPVQEGDAETTTEITQEGPEVKADGGEEERREEEEEDEEERLFGEFEKELEGMLLPSDRGRLRFEVKTGMEKELDNIIQEAESELDPEEPRSATERSQASQALASTLNKLIQRMDGRQGPDQGEGPMEGGTTPPTSPPPPQSIDEETERRVRVRVTRLRAGGPNQDLSVFEMKRENPQVKHIEGLVKDLLEREGLTAEGKVEIKIVRPGAGETEEEDGHWLSDEDTKNLKEIFFNILIQGAEEAQKERQRQRQLEITLKSPSEPL; encoded by the exons ATGGCGGCGACGTCGCTGCTCTTTCGGCTGCTATGGCCTCTGCTCCTGGGGCCGCTGTTGTCAGAGCTGCCGGCCTGCGTAGTCGGGAGCTTGAACCTGGAGGAGCTGAATGAGATGCGATACGGCATCGAGATCCTGCCGCGGCCTGTCATCGGGGGTCAG AGCCAGTCCTCAGAGGTCGTGATTGTCTCCTCCAAGTACAAACAGCGATACGAATGCCGTCTACCAGCTGGAGCCATTCACTTCCAGCGGGAGCATGAGGAGGAGGCCCCTCCTTATAAAGGGCCTGGAGTCCCTGAGCTGCTGAACCCAATGAGAGAGGCGCCCTGCCTAGTGAAA ACCAAGGACTGGTGgacatatgaattttgttatggaCGCCACATACAGCAATACCACATGGAAG ATTCAGAGATCAAAGGTTCTGTTCTTTATCTTGGATATTACCAATCTTCCTTCAACTGGGATGATGAGACTGCCAAG GCCTCCAAGCAACACCGTCTGAAACGCTACCATAGTCAGCACTATGGAAATGGCTCCAAGTGTGACCTGAATGGTCGGCCCAGAGAGACTGAAGTCCGG TTTCTGTGTGATGAAGGTTCAGATGCTTCGGGGGATTACATTGATCGGGTAGATGAACCTCAGTCATGTTCTTATGTGCTCACTATTCGAACCCCTCGACTCTGCTCCCATCCTCTTCTTCGACCTCCTCCAAGTGCTGCCCCCCAGGCCATCCGATGTCACCCTACCTTACAGCCAGAGCAGTATGGAGCATATATCCAGGGACAAGTGT tagaTGCAAAGCAGAAAATTGAAGAAATCTCTGAGAAGCTTCACAACCCAGACCTTGAAATGTGGAGTGAGACACAGTTTGGGGTCCTCGATACAAAGGGAACAG GTATGACCCCACCCAAGGGTGACCCTGGAGAATCAGATATCTGGAACAAGGTCCCTCAGACTGAAGAACAGGCCCCGCAAAAGCAGGAGGCTCAGGCTGAG GAGCAGGACCTTAACCTAGAGAAGGAAAGTCCAGTTGCAGAACCTGTAGATG GTTTCCATGACAACGTGAAGGTCAAAGTCATTCGGAATCCAGGGGACTTGGTTCGATTCATAGAAGAACTGAAAGGTGGGACAAAAAAG GGGAAACTAAACCCAGTCCAGGAAGGAGATGCAGAGACCACTACAGAAATCACCCAGGAGGGGCCAGAGGTCAAAGCTGATGGTggtgaagaagagaggagagaggaggaagaagaagatgaagaagaacgACTCTTTGGGGAGTTTGAAAAGGAACTGGAAGGAATGCTGCTACCTTCAGACCGAGGCCGACTCCGGTTTGAGGTGAAGACTGGGATGGAGAAGGAGCTGGATAACATTATCCAGGAG GCAGAATCAGAGCTCGACCCAGAAGAGCCGAGGAGTGCAACAGAACGTAGCCAAGCCTCCCAGGCCTTGGCATCCACTCTCAACAAGCTCATTCAGAGGATGGATGGAAGGCAGGGACCTGACCAGGGGGAGGGACCTATGGAAGGTGGTACTACCCCTCCAACCAGCCCTCCCCCGCCTCAGTCCATAG atgaggaaactgagcgcCGGGTCAGAGTTCGGGTCACCAGACTCCGTGCTGGAGGCCCGAATCAGGATCTGTCTGTCTTTGAGATGAAGCGGGAAAATCCACAAGTGAAACATATAGAGGGACTGGTGAAGGACCTGCTTGAGAGGGAGGGGCTCACAGCTGAAG GTAAAGTTGAAATCAAGATTGTTCGTCCAGGAGCTGGAGAGACTGAGGAGGAGGATGGACATTGGCTGTCTGATGAGGACACCAAGAACCTGAAGGAGATTTTCTTCAACATCCTG ATCCAGGGAGCAGAGGAGGCACAGAAAGAGCGACAAAGACAGCGTCAGTTGGAGA TCACTCTGAAGAGTCCTTCTGAACCTCTCTAA
- the OS9 gene encoding protein OS-9 isoform X7 has protein sequence MAATSLLFRLLWPLLLGPLLSELPACVVGSLNLEELNEMRYGIEILPRPVIGGQSQSSEVVIVSSKYKQRYECRLPAGAIHFQREHEEEAPPYKGPGVPELLNPMREAPCLVKTKDWWTYEFCYGRHIQQYHMEDSEIKGSVLYLGYYQSSFNWDDETAKASKQHRLKRYHSQHYGNGSKCDLNGRPRETEVRFLCDEGSDASGDYIDRVDEPQSCSYVLTIRTPRLCSHPLLRPPPSAAPQAIRCHPTLQPEQYGAYIQGQVLDAKQKIEEISEKLHNPDLEMWSETQFGVLDTKGTGMTPPKGDPGESDIWNKVPQTEEQAPQKQEAQAEEQDLNLEKESPVAEPVDGFHDNVKVKVIRNPGDLVRFIEELKGGTKKGKLNPVQEGDAETTTEITQEGPEVKADGGEEERREEEEEDEEERLFGEFEKELEGMLLPSDRGRLRFEVKTGMEKELDNIIQEAESELDPEEPRSATERSQASQALASTLNKLIQRMDGRQGPDQGEGPMEGGTTPPTSPPPPQSIGKVEIKIVRPGAGETEEEDGHWLSDEDTKNLKEIFFNILIQGAEEAQKERQRQRQLEITLKSPSEPL, from the exons ATGGCGGCGACGTCGCTGCTCTTTCGGCTGCTATGGCCTCTGCTCCTGGGGCCGCTGTTGTCAGAGCTGCCGGCCTGCGTAGTCGGGAGCTTGAACCTGGAGGAGCTGAATGAGATGCGATACGGCATCGAGATCCTGCCGCGGCCTGTCATCGGGGGTCAG AGCCAGTCCTCAGAGGTCGTGATTGTCTCCTCCAAGTACAAACAGCGATACGAATGCCGTCTACCAGCTGGAGCCATTCACTTCCAGCGGGAGCATGAGGAGGAGGCCCCTCCTTATAAAGGGCCTGGAGTCCCTGAGCTGCTGAACCCAATGAGAGAGGCGCCCTGCCTAGTGAAA ACCAAGGACTGGTGgacatatgaattttgttatggaCGCCACATACAGCAATACCACATGGAAG ATTCAGAGATCAAAGGTTCTGTTCTTTATCTTGGATATTACCAATCTTCCTTCAACTGGGATGATGAGACTGCCAAG GCCTCCAAGCAACACCGTCTGAAACGCTACCATAGTCAGCACTATGGAAATGGCTCCAAGTGTGACCTGAATGGTCGGCCCAGAGAGACTGAAGTCCGG TTTCTGTGTGATGAAGGTTCAGATGCTTCGGGGGATTACATTGATCGGGTAGATGAACCTCAGTCATGTTCTTATGTGCTCACTATTCGAACCCCTCGACTCTGCTCCCATCCTCTTCTTCGACCTCCTCCAAGTGCTGCCCCCCAGGCCATCCGATGTCACCCTACCTTACAGCCAGAGCAGTATGGAGCATATATCCAGGGACAAGTGT tagaTGCAAAGCAGAAAATTGAAGAAATCTCTGAGAAGCTTCACAACCCAGACCTTGAAATGTGGAGTGAGACACAGTTTGGGGTCCTCGATACAAAGGGAACAG GTATGACCCCACCCAAGGGTGACCCTGGAGAATCAGATATCTGGAACAAGGTCCCTCAGACTGAAGAACAGGCCCCGCAAAAGCAGGAGGCTCAGGCTGAG GAGCAGGACCTTAACCTAGAGAAGGAAAGTCCAGTTGCAGAACCTGTAGATG GTTTCCATGACAACGTGAAGGTCAAAGTCATTCGGAATCCAGGGGACTTGGTTCGATTCATAGAAGAACTGAAAGGTGGGACAAAAAAG GGGAAACTAAACCCAGTCCAGGAAGGAGATGCAGAGACCACTACAGAAATCACCCAGGAGGGGCCAGAGGTCAAAGCTGATGGTggtgaagaagagaggagagaggaggaagaagaagatgaagaagaacgACTCTTTGGGGAGTTTGAAAAGGAACTGGAAGGAATGCTGCTACCTTCAGACCGAGGCCGACTCCGGTTTGAGGTGAAGACTGGGATGGAGAAGGAGCTGGATAACATTATCCAGGAG GCAGAATCAGAGCTCGACCCAGAAGAGCCGAGGAGTGCAACAGAACGTAGCCAAGCCTCCCAGGCCTTGGCATCCACTCTCAACAAGCTCATTCAGAGGATGGATGGAAGGCAGGGACCTGACCAGGGGGAGGGACCTATGGAAGGTGGTACTACCCCTCCAACCAGCCCTCCCCCGCCTCAGTCCATAG GTAAAGTTGAAATCAAGATTGTTCGTCCAGGAGCTGGAGAGACTGAGGAGGAGGATGGACATTGGCTGTCTGATGAGGACACCAAGAACCTGAAGGAGATTTTCTTCAACATCCTG ATCCAGGGAGCAGAGGAGGCACAGAAAGAGCGACAAAGACAGCGTCAGTTGGAGA TCACTCTGAAGAGTCCTTCTGAACCTCTCTAA
- the OS9 gene encoding protein OS-9 isoform X4, with amino-acid sequence MAATSLLFRLLWPLLLGPLLSELPACVVGSLNLEELNEMRYGIEILPRPVIGGQSQSSEVVIVSSKYKQRYECRLPAGAIHFQREHEEEAPPYKGPGVPELLNPMREAPCLVKTKDWWTYEFCYGRHIQQYHMEDSEIKGSVLYLGYYQSSFNWDDETAKASKQHRLKRYHSQHYGNGSKCDLNGRPRETEVRFLCDEGSDASGDYIDRVDEPQSCSYVLTIRTPRLCSHPLLRPPPSAAPQAIRCHPTLQPEQYGAYIQGQVYAKQKIEEISEKLHNPDLEMWSETQFGVLDTKGTGMTPPKGDPGESDIWNKVPQTEEQAPQKQEAQAEEQDLNLEKESPVAEPVDGFHDNVKVKVIRNPGDLVRFIEELKGGTKKGKLNPVQEGDAETTTEITQEGPEVKADGGEEERREEEEEDEEERLFGEFEKELEGMLLPSDRGRLRFEVKTGMEKELDNIIQEAESELDPEEPRSATERSQASQALASTLNKLIQRMDGRQGPDQGEGPMEGGTTPPTSPPPPQSIDEETERRVRVRVTRLRAGGPNQDLSVFEMKRENPQVKHIEGLVKDLLEREGLTAEGKVEIKIVRPGAGETEEEDGHWLSDEDTKNLKEIFFNILIQGAEEAQKERQRQRQLEITLKSPSEPL; translated from the exons ATGGCGGCGACGTCGCTGCTCTTTCGGCTGCTATGGCCTCTGCTCCTGGGGCCGCTGTTGTCAGAGCTGCCGGCCTGCGTAGTCGGGAGCTTGAACCTGGAGGAGCTGAATGAGATGCGATACGGCATCGAGATCCTGCCGCGGCCTGTCATCGGGGGTCAG AGCCAGTCCTCAGAGGTCGTGATTGTCTCCTCCAAGTACAAACAGCGATACGAATGCCGTCTACCAGCTGGAGCCATTCACTTCCAGCGGGAGCATGAGGAGGAGGCCCCTCCTTATAAAGGGCCTGGAGTCCCTGAGCTGCTGAACCCAATGAGAGAGGCGCCCTGCCTAGTGAAA ACCAAGGACTGGTGgacatatgaattttgttatggaCGCCACATACAGCAATACCACATGGAAG ATTCAGAGATCAAAGGTTCTGTTCTTTATCTTGGATATTACCAATCTTCCTTCAACTGGGATGATGAGACTGCCAAG GCCTCCAAGCAACACCGTCTGAAACGCTACCATAGTCAGCACTATGGAAATGGCTCCAAGTGTGACCTGAATGGTCGGCCCAGAGAGACTGAAGTCCGG TTTCTGTGTGATGAAGGTTCAGATGCTTCGGGGGATTACATTGATCGGGTAGATGAACCTCAGTCATGTTCTTATGTGCTCACTATTCGAACCCCTCGACTCTGCTCCCATCCTCTTCTTCGACCTCCTCCAAGTGCTGCCCCCCAGGCCATCCGATGTCACCCTACCTTACAGCCAGAGCAGTATGGAGCATATATCCAGGGACAAGTGT aTGCAAAGCAGAAAATTGAAGAAATCTCTGAGAAGCTTCACAACCCAGACCTTGAAATGTGGAGTGAGACACAGTTTGGGGTCCTCGATACAAAGGGAACAG GTATGACCCCACCCAAGGGTGACCCTGGAGAATCAGATATCTGGAACAAGGTCCCTCAGACTGAAGAACAGGCCCCGCAAAAGCAGGAGGCTCAGGCTGAG GAGCAGGACCTTAACCTAGAGAAGGAAAGTCCAGTTGCAGAACCTGTAGATG GTTTCCATGACAACGTGAAGGTCAAAGTCATTCGGAATCCAGGGGACTTGGTTCGATTCATAGAAGAACTGAAAGGTGGGACAAAAAAG GGGAAACTAAACCCAGTCCAGGAAGGAGATGCAGAGACCACTACAGAAATCACCCAGGAGGGGCCAGAGGTCAAAGCTGATGGTggtgaagaagagaggagagaggaggaagaagaagatgaagaagaacgACTCTTTGGGGAGTTTGAAAAGGAACTGGAAGGAATGCTGCTACCTTCAGACCGAGGCCGACTCCGGTTTGAGGTGAAGACTGGGATGGAGAAGGAGCTGGATAACATTATCCAGGAG GCAGAATCAGAGCTCGACCCAGAAGAGCCGAGGAGTGCAACAGAACGTAGCCAAGCCTCCCAGGCCTTGGCATCCACTCTCAACAAGCTCATTCAGAGGATGGATGGAAGGCAGGGACCTGACCAGGGGGAGGGACCTATGGAAGGTGGTACTACCCCTCCAACCAGCCCTCCCCCGCCTCAGTCCATAG atgaggaaactgagcgcCGGGTCAGAGTTCGGGTCACCAGACTCCGTGCTGGAGGCCCGAATCAGGATCTGTCTGTCTTTGAGATGAAGCGGGAAAATCCACAAGTGAAACATATAGAGGGACTGGTGAAGGACCTGCTTGAGAGGGAGGGGCTCACAGCTGAAG GTAAAGTTGAAATCAAGATTGTTCGTCCAGGAGCTGGAGAGACTGAGGAGGAGGATGGACATTGGCTGTCTGATGAGGACACCAAGAACCTGAAGGAGATTTTCTTCAACATCCTG ATCCAGGGAGCAGAGGAGGCACAGAAAGAGCGACAAAGACAGCGTCAGTTGGAGA TCACTCTGAAGAGTCCTTCTGAACCTCTCTAA